The following are encoded together in the Halomonas halophila genome:
- a CDS encoding TRAP transporter substrate-binding protein: protein MAASPKRPQGARSSRLAAPLLALGLAASVPAQAADMDFSNEYNASSIHAEGDAWFIDRVETLTDGEVDITLHTGGALGFRSGDHFYAVADNAVQIADSLSGTLGGIDPIFLLSSLPFLADDVDAAHRLYEIARPEYAKVFEDNDQILLYASPWPASGIWAEEPITSMEALEGLKIRSYDRNGTATLVSAGASPVKLSWADVVPQLATGGIEAVLTSAEAGANGSFWEHLSDFSAIQYAVPLNMVHMNRDAFESLSEEDQQAVLQAAEETDAHNWEVVKQRVAENYAQLEEHGIDIHDPVPAEFQAALAEAAQPVVDDWVESTGERASRILEEFHQGNDGQESDEETAQ from the coding sequence ATGGCCGCCTCCCCGAAACGCCCGCAGGGTGCCCGTTCGTCTCGTCTCGCCGCGCCGCTGCTGGCGCTGGGCCTCGCCGCCTCAGTGCCGGCCCAAGCTGCCGACATGGACTTCTCCAACGAATACAACGCCAGCTCGATCCACGCCGAGGGCGATGCCTGGTTCATCGACCGCGTCGAGACCCTGACCGACGGCGAGGTCGACATCACCCTGCACACCGGGGGCGCACTAGGCTTCCGCTCCGGCGATCACTTCTACGCCGTGGCCGACAACGCCGTGCAGATCGCCGACAGCCTCTCCGGCACGCTGGGCGGCATCGACCCCATCTTCCTGCTGTCCTCGCTGCCCTTCCTGGCCGACGACGTCGATGCGGCCCATCGACTCTACGAGATCGCCCGCCCGGAATACGCCAAGGTATTCGAGGATAACGACCAGATCCTGCTCTACGCCTCGCCCTGGCCGGCGAGCGGCATCTGGGCCGAGGAGCCCATCACCAGCATGGAGGCGCTCGAAGGCCTCAAGATCCGCAGCTATGACCGCAACGGCACCGCCACCCTGGTCAGTGCCGGCGCCTCGCCGGTGAAGCTCTCCTGGGCCGACGTGGTGCCCCAGCTCGCCACCGGCGGCATCGAGGCGGTGCTGACCTCCGCCGAGGCCGGCGCCAACGGCAGCTTCTGGGAGCACCTGAGCGACTTCAGCGCGATCCAGTACGCCGTACCGCTCAACATGGTGCACATGAACCGCGACGCCTTCGAATCGCTGAGCGAGGAAGACCAGCAGGCCGTGCTCCAGGCCGCCGAGGAAACCGACGCCCACAACTGGGAAGTGGTGAAGCAGCGCGTGGCCGAGAACTATGCCCAGCTCGAGGAGCACGGCATCGACATTCACGATCCGGTACCGGCCGAGTTCCAGGCCGCCCTCGCCGAGGCCGCCCAGCCGGTGGTCGACGACTGGGTCGAGAGCACCGGCGAGCGTGCCAGCCGCATCCTCGAGGAATTTCATCAGGGGAACGACGGCCAGGAGAGCGACGAAGAGACCGCACAATGA
- the pilB gene encoding type IV-A pilus assembly ATPase PilB, with the protein MNDYRPPATEHQTSSQEPSSGAGRPRGMRGLAHRLVAEGLLAEAAAQRAEQEARDAETSLLEHVITTGLVQARSATLTAAWEYGLPIIDLDALRLESLPDAADYPDRLLRKLGVLPLHRRGHRLTVAVPYPSTLAQLDELQFATGLTLEGILAPVDQLGPVLEAYLARSESSMLDELSNVDDAVGELQFDEGVVDASDEQQAAATAGDDAPIVKFVNKILLDAIRRGASDIHFEPYETSYRVRFRIDGILHDVAHPPFAMRSRIAARLKVMARLDISERRLPQDGAIKLKVSSSRSIDFRVNSLPTVYGEKLVLRILDPGSAQMGIEQLGFTPEQRAMYEGVLDHPQGMILVTGPTGSGKTVTLYTGINILNEIERNICTAEDPVEIKVPGVNQVNVLPKIGLDFASALRAFLRQDPDVVMVGEIRDLETAEIAVKASQTGHLVLSTVHTNSAAETLTRLANMGVAPFNIASSVSLIIAQRLARRLCPDCKQPADIPHEALLAQGFSEEEVQSATIYEPVGCQHCTQGFKGRVGIYEVVPISEAMSQLIMTHGNAMDFDTQAREEGHPDLRRSGLFKVMQGMTSLAEVNRVTKD; encoded by the coding sequence ATGAACGACTATCGCCCTCCCGCCACCGAACATCAGACCTCTTCTCAGGAGCCGTCTTCTGGCGCCGGCCGCCCCCGCGGCATGCGCGGACTGGCGCACCGGCTGGTCGCGGAGGGCCTGCTGGCCGAAGCGGCAGCACAGCGTGCCGAGCAGGAAGCCCGAGATGCCGAGACCTCGCTGCTGGAGCACGTGATCACCACGGGCCTGGTCCAGGCCCGCTCCGCGACGCTCACCGCCGCCTGGGAATATGGCCTGCCGATCATCGATCTGGATGCGCTGCGACTGGAAAGCCTCCCGGACGCCGCCGACTACCCCGACAGGCTGCTGCGCAAACTCGGCGTGCTGCCGCTGCATCGCCGAGGGCACCGACTCACGGTGGCGGTGCCCTACCCCAGCACCCTGGCCCAGCTCGACGAGCTGCAGTTCGCCACCGGCCTGACGCTGGAAGGCATCCTGGCCCCTGTCGACCAGCTCGGCCCGGTGCTGGAGGCCTATCTGGCGCGCAGCGAATCCTCGATGCTCGACGAGCTGTCGAACGTCGATGACGCCGTGGGCGAGCTGCAGTTCGACGAGGGCGTCGTCGATGCCAGCGACGAACAGCAGGCAGCGGCGACCGCCGGCGACGACGCGCCGATCGTCAAGTTCGTCAACAAGATCCTGCTCGATGCCATCCGCCGGGGCGCCTCGGACATTCACTTCGAGCCCTACGAAACCAGTTACCGGGTGCGCTTCCGCATCGACGGCATCCTGCACGACGTGGCCCATCCGCCCTTCGCCATGCGCAGCCGCATCGCCGCGCGCCTCAAGGTGATGGCCCGGCTGGACATCTCCGAGCGGCGCCTGCCCCAGGATGGCGCCATCAAGCTCAAGGTCTCGTCGAGCCGCTCCATCGACTTCCGCGTCAACTCGCTGCCCACGGTCTACGGCGAGAAGCTGGTGCTGCGCATCCTCGACCCCGGCTCGGCCCAGATGGGCATCGAACAGCTCGGCTTCACACCCGAGCAGCGCGCCATGTACGAAGGCGTGCTGGATCATCCCCAGGGCATGATCCTGGTCACCGGCCCCACCGGCAGCGGCAAGACGGTCACGCTCTACACCGGCATCAACATTCTCAACGAGATCGAACGCAACATCTGCACCGCCGAGGACCCGGTGGAAATCAAGGTCCCCGGCGTCAACCAGGTCAACGTGCTGCCCAAGATCGGGCTGGACTTCGCCAGCGCCCTGCGTGCCTTTCTGCGCCAGGACCCGGACGTGGTGATGGTCGGCGAGATCCGCGACCTGGAAACCGCCGAAATCGCGGTCAAGGCGTCCCAGACCGGGCACCTGGTGCTGTCCACCGTGCATACCAACTCCGCGGCCGAGACCCTGACCCGGCTTGCCAACATGGGCGTGGCACCGTTCAATATCGCCAGCTCCGTGAGCCTGATCATCGCCCAGCGCCTGGCCCGGCGGCTGTGCCCTGACTGCAAGCAGCCCGCCGACATCCCGCACGAGGCGCTGCTGGCTCAGGGCTTCAGCGAGGAAGAAGTACAAAGCGCCACCATCTATGAACCGGTGGGATGCCAGCATTGCACCCAGGGCTTCAAGGGCCGGGTCGGCATCTACGAGGTGGTGCCGATCAGTGAGGCCATGAGCCAGCTGATCATGACCCATGGCAACGCCATGGACTTCGACACCCAGGCACGCGAGGAGGGCCACCCGGACCTCCGTCGCAGCGGCCTGTTCAAGGTCATGCAGGGCATGACCAGCCTGGCCGAAGTCAACCGGGTCACCAAGGACTAG
- a CDS encoding type II secretion system F family protein → MATASLNKAQKLKLYRWRWSGKGPQGRKVSGEIIARSRVEVEKELSGQNIIVKTIRRKSGIGNGMGKVKPRDIMLFARQMATMIRAGVPALQAFQVVAESMKKPAMRALVQELMNEVAAGASFSETLRRHPLYFDRLFCNLVEAGEQSGSLDRMLERVATYKEKVESLKSRVKKALWYPAAVVTVGIGVTAILLIKVVPQFESLFHGFGAELPAMTRMTIQLSELAQQYWPWALGAVVAAIVLIRAGIKRSEAFAYRMHALALRIPVIGDILDKSCVARYSRTLATTFGAGVPLVEALQTAAGASGNKVYERAVEQIRDDVATGQQLHFAMRLTEQFPPLAVQMVGIGEEAGALDAMLNRVADYYEEEVDNKVDALTSLLEPFIIVVLGVLVGGLVISMYLPIFELGSVI, encoded by the coding sequence ATGGCAACCGCCAGCCTGAACAAGGCCCAGAAGCTCAAGCTGTATCGCTGGCGCTGGTCCGGCAAGGGGCCCCAGGGGCGCAAGGTCAGCGGCGAGATCATCGCCAGGAGCCGCGTCGAGGTCGAGAAGGAACTCTCCGGCCAGAACATCATCGTCAAGACCATCCGCCGCAAGAGCGGCATCGGCAACGGCATGGGCAAGGTGAAGCCGCGCGACATCATGCTGTTCGCTCGCCAGATGGCCACCATGATCCGCGCCGGCGTGCCGGCCCTGCAGGCCTTCCAGGTGGTCGCCGAGAGCATGAAGAAGCCGGCCATGCGCGCCCTGGTGCAGGAGCTGATGAACGAGGTGGCCGCCGGCGCCAGCTTCTCCGAGACACTGAGGCGTCACCCGCTCTACTTCGACCGGCTGTTCTGCAATCTGGTGGAGGCCGGTGAGCAGTCCGGCTCGCTGGATCGCATGCTCGAACGGGTGGCCACCTACAAGGAAAAGGTGGAATCGCTCAAGAGTCGGGTAAAGAAGGCGCTGTGGTATCCGGCGGCGGTGGTCACGGTGGGCATCGGCGTCACCGCGATCCTGCTGATCAAGGTGGTGCCGCAGTTCGAGAGCCTGTTCCACGGCTTCGGCGCCGAACTGCCGGCGATGACGCGCATGACCATCCAGCTCTCCGAACTGGCCCAGCAGTACTGGCCGTGGGCGCTGGGTGCGGTAGTCGCGGCCATCGTCCTGATCCGTGCCGGCATCAAGCGCTCCGAGGCCTTCGCCTACCGCATGCATGCCCTGGCGCTGCGCATCCCGGTGATCGGCGACATCCTCGACAAGTCCTGCGTGGCCCGCTACTCACGCACCCTGGCCACCACCTTCGGCGCCGGGGTGCCGCTGGTGGAGGCGCTGCAGACCGCTGCCGGCGCCTCCGGCAACAAGGTCTACGAGCGCGCGGTGGAGCAGATCCGCGACGACGTCGCCACCGGCCAGCAGCTGCACTTCGCCATGCGCCTGACCGAGCAGTTCCCGCCGCTGGCGGTGCAGATGGTCGGCATCGGCGAGGAAGCCGGCGCCCTGGACGCCATGCTCAACCGGGTGGCGGACTACTACGAGGAAGAGGTCGACAACAAGGTCGACGCCCTCACCTCGCTGCTCGAACCGTTCATCATCGTGGTGCTGGGCGTGCTGGTGGGCGGCCTGGTGATCTCGATGTACCTGCCGATCTTCGAGCTTGGCAGCGTGATCTAA
- a CDS encoding TRAP transporter large permease has protein sequence METLFVGAGVIGLLLVVLALGSWVFAGLTIVAMLSLWGLGDFDANRIGLILSKILFRAANSWELSAIPLFILMGELIFRSNISERLFRGLTPLTRRLPGGILHTNVLGCTLFAAVSGSSAATTATIGKITTRELEQRRYDRDLSIGSLAGAGSLGLLIPPSIVMIVYGVQAEVSISKLFMAGVLPGLVIAVLYVGYVGLRCLLNPSLAPRAEDSGSGVLQALRDLSPVLGLIVIVLGAIYTGIATPSEAAAVGCAATLALLLWERQLTVALFMDALRGALISSVMVCSLLVAAALLSTAMGYLHLPSDLAGWIAQQGFSPIALLLAMALFYVLLGLFLDGISITVMSLPITLPIIIQAGYDPLWFGVFLVIMVELGQITPPVGFNLFVLQGLTGESIGRVALAAAPFFLLMCLAALIISVWPQIALWLPTVLSG, from the coding sequence ATGGAAACGCTATTCGTCGGGGCCGGCGTCATCGGCCTGCTGCTCGTCGTGCTCGCGCTGGGCAGCTGGGTGTTCGCCGGCCTGACCATCGTTGCCATGCTCTCGCTATGGGGGCTCGGCGACTTCGATGCCAACCGCATCGGCCTGATCCTGTCCAAGATCCTGTTCCGCGCCGCCAACAGCTGGGAGCTCTCGGCGATCCCGCTGTTCATCCTGATGGGCGAGCTGATCTTCCGCTCCAATATCTCCGAGCGGCTGTTCCGCGGCCTGACCCCGCTCACCCGTCGCCTGCCCGGTGGCATCCTGCACACCAACGTACTCGGCTGCACGCTGTTCGCCGCCGTCAGCGGTTCCAGCGCCGCCACCACGGCGACCATCGGCAAGATCACAACCCGCGAGCTCGAGCAGCGTCGGTACGACCGCGACCTGTCGATCGGCTCGCTGGCCGGCGCCGGCAGCCTGGGGCTGTTGATCCCGCCGTCGATCGTGATGATCGTCTACGGCGTGCAGGCTGAGGTCTCGATCAGCAAGCTGTTCATGGCCGGGGTGCTGCCGGGGCTGGTGATCGCCGTGCTGTATGTCGGCTACGTGGGGCTGCGCTGTCTGCTCAACCCGAGCCTGGCTCCCAGGGCCGAGGACAGCGGCAGCGGCGTGCTCCAGGCGCTGCGCGACCTGTCGCCGGTACTGGGGCTGATCGTGATCGTGCTGGGCGCCATCTACACCGGCATCGCGACCCCTTCCGAGGCCGCCGCGGTCGGCTGCGCCGCCACCCTGGCGCTGCTGCTGTGGGAGCGCCAGCTGACGGTGGCGCTGTTCATGGACGCCCTGCGCGGCGCCCTGATCAGCTCGGTGATGGTGTGCAGCCTGCTGGTGGCCGCCGCCCTGCTCTCGACTGCCATGGGCTATCTGCACCTGCCCAGCGATCTGGCCGGCTGGATCGCCCAGCAGGGCTTCTCGCCGATCGCCCTGCTGCTGGCCATGGCGCTGTTCTACGTGCTGCTGGGCCTGTTCCTGGACGGTATCTCGATCACCGTGATGAGCCTGCCGATCACGCTGCCGATCATCATCCAGGCCGGCTATGACCCGCTGTGGTTCGGCGTCTTCCTGGTGATCATGGTGGAGCTGGGGCAGATCACCCCGCCGGTGGGCTTCAACCTGTTCGTGCTTCAGGGCCTGACCGGCGAAAGCATCGGCCGTGTGGCACTGGCCGCCGCCCCCTTCTTCCTGCTGATGTGCCTGGCCGCGCTGATCATCAGCGTATGGCCGCAGATCGCCCTGTGGCTGCCCACGGTGCTGTCGGGGTAG
- a CDS encoding IS5 family transposase (programmed frameshift), which yields MAGRYEISDNGWALIEDIVSPPQRSGRPRRDDRQVLNGIFWILCSGAKWRDLPERYGPWKTVYDRFRQWRDDGTFEAILARLQLRLREDGLMDLDTWMIDSTSIRATRAASGGGKKGGQVEPVDHALGRSRGGLTTKIHMVCDRHGWPLTFTLSPGQDSDTRHFIPTLEEVQLPGTKGRPRKRCRFIVADKGYDSDPLRRYCGRHRMKPIIARRKMKRKPRPGAPRGFDKPRYRERNIIERCFGWIKELRRVCTRYDKLASSFRAMVCLACIDRCLRADFSDRT from the exons ATGGCAGGACGCTACGAGATCTCCGACAATGGCTGGGCCCTCATTGAAGACATCGTCTCGCCGCCGCAGAGGTCAGGCCGTCCCCGTCGCGATGACCGCCAGGTGTTGAACGGCATCTTCTGGATCCTCTGCTCGGGCGCTAAGTGGCGTGATCTGCCAGAGCGCTACGGCCCTTGGAAGACCGTTTATGACCGTTTCCGTCAGTGGCGCGATGATGGCACCTTCGAGGCCATTCTGGCGCGCCTCCAACTTCGCTTGCGAGAGGATGGCCTGATGGATCTGGACACCTGGATGATCGATTCGACATCAATCCGCGCCACCCGGGCCGCCTCTGGAGGCGGCA AAAAAGGGGGACAGGTAGAGCCCGTAGACCATGCCCTGGGACGGAGTCGCGGCGGCCTGACGACCAAGATCCATATGGTCTGTGACCGTCATGGTTGGCCGCTGACCTTCACGCTGTCGCCGGGGCAGGATTCGGATACGCGGCACTTCATTCCCACCCTGGAGGAGGTGCAACTGCCTGGAACCAAGGGCAGACCTCGTAAGCGTTGCCGCTTCATCGTGGCGGACAAGGGCTACGATAGCGACCCGCTTCGCCGCTACTGCGGCCGGCATCGCATGAAGCCGATCATTGCCCGGCGCAAGATGAAGCGAAAACCGCGCCCTGGCGCTCCGAGGGGCTTTGACAAGCCCCGATATCGGGAGCGAAACATCATTGAGCGCTGCTTCGGTTGGATCAAAGAGCTACGCCGGGTCTGCACCCGTTACGACAAGTTGGCCAGCAGCTTCCGGGCGATGGTATGCCTGGCCTGCATAGACCGTTGTTTGCGTGCAGACTTTTCAGACAGAACCTAG
- the lexA gene encoding transcriptional repressor LexA, whose amino-acid sequence MTRPLTSRQQNVYDFIVKTMNELGYPPTRAEISRALGFKSPNAAEEHLRALERKGVIRVIRGTSRGIRLPAQEAEVTEGAAGEEPSQSQGLPIIGEVAAGSPILAAEHIDRYCPLPPEYFTPKADYLLRVRGLSMKDVGIMEGDLLAVHRTERIRDGQIVVARLEDEVTVKRFHRQGHKVRLEAENTDFDPIEVDLRHDAFEIEGIGVGVIRGGNGQALG is encoded by the coding sequence ATGACTCGCCCCCTCACGTCACGCCAGCAGAACGTCTATGACTTTATCGTCAAGACCATGAACGAGCTGGGCTATCCGCCGACCCGAGCGGAGATCTCACGCGCCCTGGGCTTCAAGTCGCCCAATGCCGCCGAGGAACACCTGCGCGCCCTGGAGCGCAAGGGTGTCATCCGTGTCATCCGTGGCACCTCCCGCGGCATTCGCCTGCCGGCCCAGGAAGCCGAGGTCACGGAGGGCGCTGCGGGTGAGGAGCCGAGCCAGAGCCAGGGTCTGCCGATCATCGGTGAGGTCGCCGCCGGCAGCCCGATCCTGGCCGCCGAGCACATCGACCGCTACTGCCCGCTACCCCCGGAATACTTCACCCCGAAGGCCGACTACCTGCTGCGGGTGCGCGGCCTGTCGATGAAGGATGTGGGCATCATGGAAGGCGACCTGCTTGCCGTGCATCGTACGGAGCGCATCCGCGACGGCCAGATCGTGGTCGCACGCCTGGAAGACGAAGTGACGGTCAAGCGCTTCCACCGCCAGGGCCACAAGGTGCGTCTCGAGGCGGAGAATACCGACTTCGATCCCATCGAGGTCGACCTGCGCCATGACGCCTTCGAGATCGAGGGCATCGGTGTAGGGGTCATCCGCGGCGGCAACGGCCAGGCTTTAGGTTAG
- a CDS encoding type IV pilin protein → MATQGMKRGIRSAQGGFTLIELLIVVAIIGVLSAIAIPQYQNYTQRAADSACKQQASAMLTPYLAGEITQTEFDSEINDTAACSGYGSTITHADDTITISANSTDGTGNDIVLNLGPKVGS, encoded by the coding sequence ATGGCAACACAGGGCATGAAACGAGGCATTCGGAGCGCTCAGGGCGGCTTTACCCTGATCGAGCTGCTGATCGTCGTGGCGATTATCGGAGTTCTGTCAGCAATCGCTATACCGCAATATCAAAATTATACGCAGAGGGCTGCTGATAGCGCGTGTAAACAGCAGGCCTCGGCCATGTTGACTCCATACTTGGCTGGCGAAATTACTCAAACTGAGTTTGATAGTGAAATCAATGATACTGCGGCATGTTCAGGGTACGGCTCTACGATCACCCACGCAGACGACACCATTACTATTTCAGCAAATTCAACGGATGGTACGGGGAATGACATCGTTTTGAATCTTGGGCCCAAAGTTGGTAGCTGA
- the dinB gene encoding DNA polymerase IV has product MTRKILHADCDCFYAAVEMRDDPSLRDIPIAIGRSREHRGVIATCNYPARAFGIHSAMPTAQALRLCPHLTLLPGDFDKYREVSRQIQAVFYELTPLVEPLSLDEAYLDVTDVEGFQGSATWMAQWIKQECLTRTGITVSVGAAPSKFLAKVASDWEKPDGLTVIPPNRVEAFVASLPVGKLHGVGPATRARLEALDVATCADLRRLPRERLLEEFGKFGQRLFELARGIDERPVKVERERKSISVETTFDRDLPDLPSAQEALAPLCDKLALRVARHGEPAIAGLFVKVRFDDFSLTTLESRGQAIDRDSYHRLLEQAWARASRPVRLLGVGVRLQPEAARQQLTLAF; this is encoded by the coding sequence TTGACGCGCAAGATCCTGCACGCCGACTGCGACTGCTTCTACGCCGCCGTCGAGATGCGCGACGACCCGAGCCTGCGCGATATTCCCATCGCTATCGGCCGCTCGCGCGAACATCGCGGGGTCATCGCCACCTGCAACTATCCGGCCCGGGCCTTCGGCATCCATTCGGCGATGCCCACGGCCCAGGCCCTGAGACTCTGCCCTCACCTCACCCTGCTGCCGGGCGACTTCGACAAGTACCGCGAGGTCTCCCGGCAGATTCAGGCCGTGTTCTATGAGCTCACGCCGCTGGTCGAGCCGCTGTCGCTGGACGAAGCCTATCTGGACGTCACCGACGTCGAGGGCTTCCAGGGCAGCGCCACCTGGATGGCCCAGTGGATCAAGCAGGAGTGCCTGACGCGCACCGGCATCACCGTCTCGGTGGGTGCCGCTCCGTCCAAGTTCCTGGCCAAGGTGGCCAGTGACTGGGAGAAACCGGACGGGCTGACGGTGATTCCGCCGAACCGTGTCGAGGCCTTCGTGGCGAGCCTGCCCGTCGGCAAGCTGCACGGGGTAGGACCCGCCACCCGGGCCCGCCTGGAGGCGCTGGACGTGGCCACCTGCGCGGACCTGCGCCGCCTGCCGCGGGAACGGCTGCTGGAGGAGTTCGGCAAGTTCGGCCAGCGGCTGTTCGAGCTGGCCAGAGGTATCGACGAGCGTCCGGTCAAGGTGGAGCGGGAGCGGAAATCGATCAGCGTGGAGACCACCTTCGACCGCGACCTGCCAGACCTGCCGAGCGCCCAGGAGGCGCTGGCACCGCTGTGCGACAAGCTGGCCCTGCGGGTGGCTCGCCACGGGGAGCCGGCGATCGCCGGGCTGTTCGTGAAGGTGCGCTTCGATGACTTCAGCCTGACCACCCTGGAGAGCCGCGGCCAGGCCATCGACCGCGACAGCTATCATCGCCTGCTGGAACAGGCCTGGGCCCGGGCCTCGCGCCCGGTGCGACTGCTGGGCGTGGGCGTCAGGCTACAGCCCGAGGCCGCCCGCCAGCAGCTGACGCTGGCGTTTTAG
- a CDS encoding TRAP transporter small permease encodes MSSQHRRDGAAFPSVAALLVDALGRLTSALATLGAGLAMLLVVYMLGHILLEIGLRLFGRSTFILDEYIGYAVAAMTFLGLPYALEKGGLIRVALVLKRLPRAWRWPLELFASVSALLAFGWLAHYWTIAVQRSFQRGIVSETLAQTPLWIPQGTVLVGLYLLCLVLVIRSLRILVQRHAFDGGDL; translated from the coding sequence ATGAGTTCACAGCATCGTCGTGACGGCGCCGCGTTTCCCAGCGTTGCCGCCCTGCTGGTGGATGCCCTCGGCCGGCTGACCAGCGCCCTGGCGACGCTGGGGGCCGGCCTGGCCATGCTGCTGGTGGTCTACATGCTCGGCCATATCCTGCTCGAGATCGGCCTGCGCCTGTTCGGACGGTCCACCTTCATCCTCGACGAGTACATCGGCTATGCCGTGGCGGCGATGACCTTCCTCGGCCTGCCCTACGCCCTGGAAAAGGGCGGGCTGATCCGCGTGGCGCTGGTGCTCAAGCGGCTGCCCCGGGCCTGGCGCTGGCCGCTGGAGCTGTTCGCCAGCGTCTCGGCGCTGCTGGCCTTCGGCTGGCTGGCCCACTACTGGACCATCGCCGTGCAGCGCAGCTTCCAGCGCGGCATCGTCAGCGAGACCCTGGCGCAGACCCCGCTGTGGATTCCCCAGGGCACGGTGCTGGTCGGTCTCTACCTGCTGTGTCTGGTGCTCGTCATCCGTTCGCTGCGCATCCTGGTGCAGCGCCACGCCTTCGACGGCGGAGACCTCTGA
- a CDS encoding TetR/AcrR family transcriptional regulator: MAQPDTVTRILDTAEVLFAERGFAETSLRNITSKAKVNLAAVNYHFGSKKSLIQAVFARYLDPFTERFHRALDELEARHARDGSRIPLEELLETMARTVLEVPAERDSLKVFMRLLGLAYSQAQGHLRGYIQSQYGDAFNRFIELVRLATPELPDAERFWRLHFILGSVIFTLSGLDALRDIAEHDYGERVSVHELVQKLRPVVVAAMQAPLPVEQSVV; this comes from the coding sequence ATGGCCCAGCCCGATACCGTCACTCGCATTCTCGATACCGCCGAGGTGTTGTTCGCCGAGCGCGGCTTTGCCGAGACCTCGTTGCGCAACATCACCAGCAAGGCCAAGGTGAACCTGGCCGCGGTCAACTATCACTTCGGTTCCAAGAAGTCGCTGATTCAGGCGGTGTTCGCCCGCTACCTGGACCCTTTTACCGAACGCTTCCATCGTGCGCTGGACGAGCTCGAGGCGCGGCACGCTCGTGATGGCAGCCGGATTCCGCTCGAGGAGCTGCTGGAGACCATGGCTCGCACGGTGCTCGAGGTGCCGGCCGAGCGCGACAGCCTGAAGGTATTCATGCGTCTGCTGGGATTGGCCTACAGCCAGGCCCAGGGGCATCTGCGCGGCTATATCCAGTCGCAGTACGGTGACGCCTTCAATCGGTTCATCGAGCTGGTACGGCTGGCCACGCCGGAGCTGCCCGACGCAGAACGCTTCTGGCGGCTGCACTTCATCCTCGGCTCGGTGATCTTCACGCTGTCCGGCCTGGATGCACTGCGCGACATCGCCGAGCACGACTACGGCGAGCGGGTCTCCGTTCACGAGCTGGTGCAGAAGCTGCGGCCGGTGGTGGTGGCGGCCATGCAGGCGCCATTGCCCGTCGAGCAGTCCGTCGTGTAA
- a CDS encoding DUF2726 domain-containing protein, producing MELLFLFLLVIVVTGLAWIRKRRRLPPQPRPAVTPRQSTDRASLPKRQGNPEMPPVRPIYSNPEPEPEPEPEPEPESDLALDHVFGAPEAEFVSEGWQQEQLSHVERATYRSRRLMSRNEYRVYQTAERAVRKMGAGHLVFAQVSLGEILASEDHGAYKAINSKRVDILVTDRFGQPRVAVEYQGSGHYLSGDAEVRDRIKRLALENAGIHYLDVHSPLDGRALSNRLLERLQAAPQMKRPVGKSTA from the coding sequence ATGGAACTGCTCTTTCTATTCCTGCTGGTTATCGTCGTGACCGGCTTGGCCTGGATCAGGAAGCGGCGGCGATTGCCTCCGCAGCCTCGGCCTGCGGTCACGCCGCGTCAGTCGACGGATCGGGCCTCTTTGCCAAAGCGTCAGGGCAACCCAGAGATGCCGCCGGTTCGCCCGATATACTCTAATCCCGAGCCCGAGCCCGAGCCCGAGCCCGAGCCCGAGCCTGAATCGGATCTCGCGCTCGATCACGTCTTCGGGGCGCCCGAGGCTGAATTCGTGAGCGAGGGCTGGCAGCAGGAGCAGCTGTCGCATGTGGAGAGAGCCACTTACCGGTCGCGTAGGCTGATGAGTCGGAACGAATACCGGGTCTATCAGACCGCCGAACGGGCGGTGCGCAAGATGGGAGCCGGTCATCTGGTGTTCGCTCAGGTGTCTCTAGGCGAGATCCTGGCATCTGAAGATCATGGCGCTTACAAGGCCATCAACAGCAAGCGCGTCGATATTCTCGTCACCGACCGCTTCGGCCAGCCTAGGGTCGCCGTCGAGTATCAGGGCTCCGGACACTACCTGAGCGGCGATGCCGAGGTTCGCGACCGTATCAAGCGCCTCGCACTGGAAAATGCCGGTATCCACTATCTGGACGTGCATTCACCGCTGGATGGCAGGGCACTGTCGAATAGGCTGCTCGAGCGTCTGCAGGCAGCCCCTCAGATGAAGCGGCCGGTCGGAAAGTCGACTGCCTAG